CGCCCGCAGGGTTCCAGCTCCGATCAACGCCGCGTCCGACCAGGCCAAGGCTTCCTCCAAAGCCCTGCGATCACCGGGGCCACCAAGATGGGAAGCGCCTCCCTGGGGATAGGCCAAACGTCCATCCAGGCTGACGGCCAGCACCAGCCTGACTGTTGTCTGATGGGTCATCCAAAGACGCGATCAGACCGGGGCCGCGGCTTCCAACATGGCTGGGGTCATTTCCAGCTGAGGTATCTCGGCGTAGACCTCAGCCGCATTGTTGGGACTTTCCTGAAGGCGCACCTTGTGGAGTTGGGCACCGATGGCCCCGACTGGCCCGGAAAGACGGTCGGAGATATGCAGAGCGATATTTTCCGCAGTGGGCACGCACTCAGCGAAGAAGGGCACATCCTTGTTGAGGAAGGTGTGATCGAAGGGCTCGACCACCAGATCATCCACAAGGCGCTGAAGCGCGGAGAGATCGCAGACCATGCCGGTGCGTGGGTCGATGGCTCCGCGCACCGTCACATCCACCAGGTAGTTGTGGCCATGACCGTGGGGACGGGCACATTTGCCGTAGATGCGCTCGTTCTCTTCCTGGCTCAGCTCCGGTCTTGCAAGACGGTGGGCTGCAGCGAAGTGGGTGCGGATGGTGAGGAAGGCGTCCATGGGATGTCCGAGGTAGTCGGCCCAGAGGCCCGGTTGTTCATAAAGGCGCAGTGCCGTGATCGGCAAATGCGGTGCAAGACGCTGCCAGATGCGCTGTACAAGCGCTTCGGTGGTGGGCAGGCAACCTTCTGGTCTTGACACATCAAAATCCGACCAGGCGTCGTTCAGGAATCGGAAATTGAGCTGATCGGTGACCTCTTTGCGAATGGCGTGCTTCACCTCGGAGAGATTGAGCACCATGCCATCGGCATCAAGGTCACCAGCCATCGACACGATGAGCTCGTAGTTGTGCCCATGACCGGGAGCCAGCGCACAGGCACCAAATCGCGCCGCGTTGTCATCAGCAGAGAGTTCCGGCAACCAGTAGCGATGACTGGCGCTGAAACAGGCTCGGCGGGTGATCACACATCCGCGGCCCTGGCCGTGCCGGGCGATCGACTTCGTTTCAGTCATGTGAAGGTCCGGCCGGGAGGCATCCTAATGAGCTAACGGCAATTCGGAGCCATGCTGGATCCCGTCCTATCCCTCAGACAGCGGCTCGGCGGCCGCAACCTGTATCTCGTCGGGATGATGGGGAGCGGCAAAACCAGCACTGGTCGGCCCCTCGCCCAACGCTTGCAGTACGGCTTTGTGGATGCCGATGCCGTGATTGAGCAGGCCGCTGGCTGCACCATTCCAGACATCTTCACGCGCGATGGTGAAAGCGGTTTCCGAAGCCTGGAGACCCAGGTGCTCAACGCGATTAGTCAGCGCCACTCCCTCGTTGTGGCCACTGGCGGCGGCGCGGTGACCCGCCCTGAAAACTGGGGGGCGATGCACCAGGGGATCGTGATCTGGCTGGACGTCAAGCACCAAGAGCTCTTGAGGCGACTGGAGCAGGACGACACCCCTCGCCCCCTTCTGCAGGAACAGGAGCCTGCCATGGTCTTGAACAGGCTCTTGACGGCACGTCGGCCGATGTACGCAGAAGCCGATCTCACCGTGGTCATCGATGCTGAGCCACCGGATGAGGTGGCAGACGGGATTCTGAAATTGCTGCCAACGCTGATCCAAGACCCACCGAAACAGCGACCCGATTGACCATCAGCTCCGAGGCGGTTCCAGACGGACGGCATACCACTGCACGCAAACCCCTGCTGAGATCTCCAGTTCACAGGCGGTGTCGAGCAGGCGCTCTGCGGCTTCGGTTGCACCGTCGCATCCACGCAGATCCTCCGGCCATGGATCGAGCGCCATCAGTCGATCAACCAGCCATGACAAGGTGGCGGCGGCTGATAGAAGCTGTTCAGATTCACCGGGAACAAGCACCACGTAGTGATCAAGCGATCGGATCAGGGGGTCTGACATGAAGCGGTGGCTCTTAAGTGTGCTGTTCAGCATGCTGCTGCAGCTGCTGGTGGTGATGGGTGCGGACGCTGCAGAACCAGCCCAGGCATCCCTGCTGGAGCAACGCGCGATGGAATGGCCCGAGTGGTCGCTGCCAGCACCTCTCCCCCGGCCGCGTGCCCGTCAAGATCTGATTTATCCCGACTGGTTCGAGGGGGACTGGCAGGTGCAAAGCGACACGCTCGACCCTGATGGTTCCCGTCTAAAGAACGAATCCACGCTGCTTCACAGGGCACGCTTCAAACGCAATCAGGCGGGGGAGCTGGTCGGCGACCGACCCTTCAACGCCACAGCCATCGGCAAAGCGCTGCTGGGGGATGCGCTGCTGTCGGTCGAGCAGGATCCAGAGCGTGTCAACCGTCAACTGGCGAGGCTCAGCGACGATGTTCTGCTGGAAACCAGCGTGATCGGCCGCCGTCAGGGTGTCGTGTCAACAGAAAGCGGCAGGGAACGATTCTTGAGTGACGAGCTCGTGCTCCAGATCGTGCATGGCCCGGGGGCACCCCGACTGAGCAGAATCGAAACGTTGACGCGCTATGAACAGTGCGAGGCAGGAATCTGTACTGATCAGCGCCAGGTGAGTTACGGGGCTCCTGGGTTGCAGACGGATCAAACCCTCGCAGGGCGGAGCAGCCGATTTCGGCTAGTTCTCACTCGGTTACCGCAGGATCCCGCTGGATGAGCTGCGCCTCGAGCTGATCGCGCCAATGAAACAGGCTCTGCAAGCGGGGATGATCGCTGAGACCAGGAACGCCGCGGCCCGCCAAAGAGTCTCCGGAAGAGGCAGGAAAACGCAGCATGGAAAGCTGAGCAGCAACAGCAAGATCCGCCAGGGTGAGCGTGTCGCCAACCAGGTGCCCATTCTGATCGAGGCCTTCGGCTAAGGCCGTGAGGCTGGCAAGCATGGACGCCCTCTGCTCTTGGCCGAGCAGATCCTCCAGGGAGCTCAACCACCCACCTGGGACCCCGGACATGACCTGTCGCAGGGGCGCCGGCAGATCATCGGGCAGGAGAGCCAGCCTGAGTTGGGAGTCGTCGGCTGCAGCCTGCAGGAGCGCTGCCCGGGCTGACGCGGCCAAGGTGGTGTCCGCCCAGTCTTCGATCAACTCCACCTGAGCCCTCTGGAGCGGATCGGAAGGAAGCAGGGCCGGCTCAGGTTGCAGCGTTTCGAGATACCGGCAAATGGCACTGGAATCAGCAAACACCTGATCACCGTCAACCAGAACCGGAACCTGTCGCTGGCCCGACATTCGGAAAACAGACAGTTGACCAAGTCCCGGAGTGACCTCCACCTCACGGAAACTCAGGTCTTTGGCGTGGAGCGTCATCCGCACCTTCAAGCAGAAGGCGGAGTGGCGGAACTGATGGAGCTCCAGCATGTCCAGACCGGGGCAGGGAACGGCAGAGTAGCCATGAGAAACGGATCAACGCCATCGCCATGCGCGAGTTCTTCGTCAATGTGACCCGCTATCCGCGTTACCTGATCGCGTTCAGCCTCGGCGTGCTGAATTCCGTTGCGGAGCCGCTGGCGCGCCGCCGCAGCAATCCCGTGACCGCAGTGGCACTGATCGGAGCCTTGATCAGTGGCTTTATCAGCCTCGGATTGGTATTGCGTGCCATGGTGTCTTCAGCACCAATGAGCTGAGATGGCTCCTGGACGACGGGTCGAACGTGTTGCAGCTCTGATCCGCAAGGAGACGAGTGAACTGCTGATTCATGGCATCCGTGATGAACGGGTGCATCAGGGGCTGATCAGCATTACCGGGGTGGAAGTGAGCGGGGATCTGCAGCACTGCAAAATCTTCGTGAGTGTGCTGGCCGATCCTGAAGGCAAAGCCCAGGTGATGGATGGTCTGCAGGCAGCCAGTAGCTTCCTGCGCGGGGAGCTCGGTCGTCGTCTACAGATGCGGCGTGCACCGGAAGTGGTCTTTCATCTCGACCGTGGCCTTGAGAAGGGAGCCTCCGTTCTGGGACTGCTCGGGAACCTCGAGCGTGAACGCCAGGAGCGGGGGGAGATCCCTGCAAGCAGTGACGATGCTCAGGACAGCCACGACGATGAACGCAGCTGAGCAGCGGCGGGCGGTGTCCCAGCTGCTAGTGGTGAGGGCCAGCGGTCATGCCGGCGATCAGCAACGGCGATACCCCCGCTGGGAACTGAGCAACGGGGAGCTTCAACGCTTGCTGGCGAATGGCGTTGGCGGCGTGATTCTCCTGGGAGGCACAGCCACAGAACTGCAGCAGCGCTGCCGAACGCTGCGCGCCTGGGCAGATCATGACGATCTGCTGCTCTGCGCCGACGTGGAGGAGGGGGTTGGTCAGCGCTTTGAAGGCGCTACCTGGCTGGTCCCGCCGATGGCCTTAGGCCGTCTGCAGTCAAACGACCCGGCAAAGGCGATGGACCTTGCCGAACGCTACGGGCGCTGCACCGCTGACCAGGCCCGCCGATGCGGACTCAACTGGGTGTTGGCACCGGTCTGCGATGTCAACAGCAACCCGGCCAATCCGGTGATCAACGTGAGGGCTTGGGGCCAGGTTCCTGAGGCCGCCGGTGCGCTGGCTGAAGCATTCCAGCGCGGCCTTCAGGCCGGAGGCGTTCTTGGTTGCGCCAAACATTTCCCTGGACACGGCGACACAGCCCAGGATTCCCATTTGGAGCTGCCGGTGCTGAGGCATTCGCGGGAGCGGCTCGAGCAAATTGAACTGAGGCCGTTCCGCCGGCTTATCGCTGCAGGGGTAGACAGCGTGATGACCGCGCATTTGGTGATTCCATCCCTTGATGCCGAGCGGCCCGCGACCCTCTCCCCCAGGGTGCTGACCGACCTGCTCAGAGATTCTCTTGATTTCCAGGGACTCATCGTCACCGATGCCCTAGTGATGGAGGCGATCACAGGTCTGGTAGGTCCCGGGGAGGCTGCAGTGCAGGCTTTCGAAGCCGGGGCGGATTTGATCCTGATGCCCGCCGATGCCGACAAGGCCATTGACGCTGTCTGTGCAGCCCTCGACAGCGGACGCATTCCCTCCCTGCGCCTCGAGCAATCTCTACAGAGACGTCGTGACGCCCTGCAACGCTGCAGCGGGGCCCAATCCAGAAACGAAGGTGCTTCACCGCTTGATGCAGGAGAAACCTCAAACGAGCGCCAGCTCGCCCTCGAGTTGGTGAGCGAAACCCTCGAACAACAGGGAATGACTCCGGTGCATCCACCCGCTGGTGGTGGTGTGACCCTGATCCGCGTGGATGGGGTACTCGCCTGCCCTTGCTTGCGCCCTGATGCTCCAGCCATCAGCTGGCCTAACAGCCGCGGATTCAGGCCGATCATCTGCCATGACCTCGGAATCAGCCCCTGGCATGAACCTCCTCAGGGTGACAATCCTTTGGCTCTGGATCGGCTCGGTGATGGACCGGTCTTGTTGCAGCTGTTTCTGCGCGGCAATCCATTCCGCGCAGGCCGCGATCGTGATGACCCATGGCCGGCAGCCATCCGCCAGCTTCTGAGGCTGAACCGCCTGGCGGGGATGGCTGTGTATGGCTGCCCCTACCGATGGGAAAGCCTGCGAGCGCTTCTTCCCGACACAATCCCTGCCGCCTACAGCCCCGGGCAGATGGCTGATGCCCAGCAGAGGCTGATGAGCCAGTTGCTGGGGGACGAGCACACGCTGGAGCTGGAGACCGAATTCACTGACTGAACGGCTCTAATCTCGGCGCCAGTGCGGGACGACGTCATGCTCAGCCTCTCGATGATCGTCCGCGACGAAGCCAAGCGCATCGATGCCTGCCTGAACTCGGTGAAAGGCTTCGTCGACGAGATGGTTCTGATCGACACCGGCTCAACGGACAACACAGTCGCGCTGGCTGAAGCTGCTGGCGCCCGGGTGGAACGGATGGACTGGCCCGGGGACTTCGCACCAGCGAGAAACGCGGCACTCGAGCACGTGAAGGGGGACTGGGTGCTGGTGCTGGATGCCGATGAACGCCTGCGCGCAGAGGCCATCCCGGCGATCCGAGCCCTGATGGCGCAACCCGATGTTCTGGTGATCAATCTGCTTCGCCATGAACTGGGTGCTGCCATGGCCCCTTATTCCAATGTGAGCCGACTGTTCCGACGGGATCCCCGAATCCGCTGGAGTCGGCCTTATCACTCGATGATTGACGACAGCGTGAGCGAAATCCTGCAGCAGGAATCGCACTGGCGGGTGGCGAACTGCGCTGAACCCGCGCTGCTGCACGACGGCTACCGCCCTGAACTCCTGAACCAGAGCGACAAGGCCGAGCGACTGCGACGTTCGATGGAGCAGTGGCTGGAGGATCAGCCGAATGATCCCTATGCATGCACCAAGCTCGGGGCACTGGAGGTAAGCAGTGGCAACCATGAGCGAGGCGTGAATCTCCTGCGCAAAGGGCTCGAGCAGCTGCCAGATGGAGCAGGAAGAACGGCTGAGCGCTACGAGTTGCTGCTCAATCTGGGGATCGCCTTGGCACCTGAGGACGCTGACGCTGCCGAGAGCTACTACAGACAGGCGCTGGAGCTGGCCTTGGATGTGCGTTTGAGCCTCGGCGCCCGGCTGAACCTGGCCGCATTGCTGATGCAGGCCAATCAGCTGGATGAGGCGATTCAGCTCACCACCACAGCCTGCCAGCGTGCCCCTGAAGTAGCGCTGGCCTGGTACAACCTCGGCCTGATGGAACGACGACGGGGCGACCTTGCCGCATCCCTGCGCGCCTATGAGCGTTCGCTCGAGCTCAATCCCGATCACGCGGAAAGCCACCAGAACTTTGCCGTCGCGCGTCTGATGGGTGGTGATATCGACGGTGCGCGCGCCAGCTTCCGCGCAGCGATCGACAAGCTCCATCAACAGAACCGTGCCGAAGAGGCCGGAGCGCTTCAAGCCCAGGTGAGCGGGATTGTGAAGCTGGAGGGGAGTGGGCAATGACGGAACGCCAGGCCCCTGCCCTGCAGGGACGCACGGTGGTGATGACCCGGGCAATGGAGCAGCAAAGTGAAGGCCGCCGACTGCTCGAAGCGCTCGGTGCCAAGGTTCTCGATTTACCGGCTCTGGAGATCGGCCCTCCGGATCACTGGGGTGCCCTCGACGATGCTCTCGCTGAATGGGACACATTCCACTGGCTGATCATCTCCAGTGCGAACGGCGCGAATGCCGTTGAAGAGCGGCTGCAACAGCAGGGGAAGACCCTGTCCCATCGACCGAGCAGCCTCAAAATTGCAGCGGTGGGACGCAAGACCGCCAGGCGGCTGGAAGAGCTGGGCTCGGAAGCGGATTTTGTGCCCCCCGAGTTTGTCGCCGACAGCCTGATTGAACACTTCCCGGTGTCTGGCTGGGGGCTGCGCATCCTGCTGCCACGCGTTCAGAGCGGTGGGCGCACGGTGCTGGCAGAAGCTTTCGGTGAAGCCGGCGCGCGGGTTGTGGAGGTGCCGGCTTATGAGTCCCGCTGTCCGAAGGCGATCCCAGCAGCAACGCTGGATGCGTTGCGAGCCGGGACAGTGGATGCCATCTGTTTCACCAGCGGCAAAACGGTGCTGCACACCACACACCTGCTGGCACAGAGCATGGGGGAGGAGGAGGCGACGGCCAAGCTCAAACGGGCTGCCGTGGTGTCGATCGGTCCGCAAACAAGTGATCGTTGCCGCAAGCTGCTGGGCCGTGTGGACCAGGAAGCTCATCCCCATGATCTCGAAGGTCTGGTGATGGCTTGTGTTCAGGCAATGCAGAACGGAGATTCGCTTTGACCGGCCACCGAAACGGTGAGGCAACCCCGGCGCAAGTCGATGGCCTGAACCACCCATCCCACTGGCAATAAGCCGCTCGACTCGCCAGGGCAACGACCTCTTTCGCCGACACAGACCGGTCCTGAGCCTTCTGATGTGGTCACCAGGGCGCGACGCTGACCACCAACCGCCAGCACCCCTTGAACCTGAAGCCCAAGGCTCGGCGGTTGATCAGCATCGGATGCCCTGGGATCAGTGGCTGCAGGGGAGCCAGCAACAACCACGGGAGCGAAGGGATCTGGGCGGCCATCAGGCACGGCGCTCAGCACCTGCTCGAGACTGGGCAAGGGCACAAAGGAGGTGGGCGGTGCCAGCCGATCAGGACGGTCCTTGGAGGGTTTCGAGGCAACGTCCTTAGCCACAGGCGGCTTTAACCCAGGAGCAGCGTTCTGAGTTGAGTCACTGCCGCAAGCGCTGATCAGGATCCAAAGCAGTCCTGCCAAGCTCACCCCTCGCACAACAGCACGACCAGAGCCTCTTCGGGGACGAGGTTCAGCCCCCGGATGCCTGTTCGCGCTCAACCAGATCTCGGAAACGATCAAGGTTTGCCTGAAGCTCCTTGGTAACAATCCCACCCAGAATGCTGGGTTCCATCAGTGGTGCCAAGACCCCGGGAAGCTCGTAGGTGACCGTGAGCTTCACCGCGGTACGTCCCGGCTGCTCAACGTAGAAACGAACAGCACCTTTCGTCGGCAGGCCACCGACGGATTCCCAGTGCAGTTGCTGCGCTTCGACGCGCTGGGTGATGCGTGCCTTCCAGTGAAAACGAAACCCCTGAGCGGCAAGCGTCCAGTCGGTGAGTTCGGGATCATCAAGGGTTTTCACAGATTCGATCCAACGCATCCATTTGGGCATGGCCTCGAGATCGCTCCAGACAGCCCACACCCGGTCCACGGGAGCGTTGACCTCGGTGGTCACAGAATGTTCAAGCCAGCGTCCCATGGGTTCAGGCGACTGCAGTGTTTGTGGCCAGCCGGGCCGGCTTCCTCAGGATGGCGGCAGCGGCGAGATGTCCGCTCATCGTGGCTCCCTCCATGGAATCGATGTAGTCCTGACGGGTGTAGCTCCCGGCTAGGAAGAAGTTGTTCACCGGGGTGCTCTGTTCAGGCCTGTAAGGCTCCATGCCAGGAGCTTCGCGGTAAAGCGACTGAGCCAGTTTCACCACATTGCTCCAGGTGAGCTTGAGATTGCGGGCCGAGGGGAACAACTCGCGCACCTGACGGTCGGTATGGGCAACGATTTCGTCGACTGACTTGGGAATCCAGGGATCACCCGGTGTGAGCACGCACTGAAGCAGAGAGCCTTCACCTTCCTTGCGGTAATCCTCGGGGCTGGCCAGGGCCAGGTCGGCAAAGCAGCTGAAATCGGCATCGGCGGTATACAGCAGATTGTTCAAACCTGCTGGATGCGCCACATCCCGGCGTTGCGCCTCCTGGGCATCACCCAGTTCGGTCACCCAGCCGTCATAACGAAGTTGAACCGTTGCCACAGGCACCGCCTCCAGCTGATGGATGGCTTCGAACTGGGGATAACGGTTCCACTCCTTCGGCAGCAGCTTCTGAATTCCTGGCACATCACAGGCAGCCAGGTAAGCGTCGGCCTCAACACGGATCTCTCCTTCGGGCGTTCCCAGCTGCAGGCCTGTGATTTCAGGGGATTCACCCTCGCTGTACTCCACCTGCTTCACACGGTGACGCAGATGCAGCTTGCCGCCGCGCTGCTGGATGTAATCAAGGATCGGACCCGTGAGCCAGCGGTGGGGTGATCCCTTCAGCAAGTTGAGTTTCGAGGCCTCGGTCTTGGCCGCAAACATCATGAAAATGGTGAGCATGCACCGCGCTGAGATCGCCTCGCAGTCGATGAAGCCCAGGGCATAGGCAATGGGATTCCACATGCGCCGGATGCTTTCGGGGCTACCGCCATGGCCCACAAACCAATCTTGGAAGCTCACGGAGTCGAGCGCTCGGATGGTGCGCATCGCCCCCTCGTAATCCACCAAACCGCGCACGATCGGGCTGGTTCCCAGGGCCAGGGCATTGCGCAGCTTGTCGATCCAGCTCAGCTGCGGCGTTGTGAAGAACGCCTTGAGGCCGTTGAAGGGGGCACCGATCGGAAAGCGAAAATCCAGTTCCCGCAGATCCCCGCCCTTGTTCACAAACAGATGGGTGTGCTGCTTCGGCAGCAGATTCTCGAAGGCGCCCACCTTGCGCATCAGTGCAAAGAGATTGGCGTAGTTGAAAAAGAACACGTGCAAGCCCATCTCAATGTGGTTGCCGCCCTCATCCACCCAGCTGCCCACCTTGCCGCCCATGAAAGGCCGAGCTTCATAGAGGTTCACCTCATGACCGGCATCGACCAGATCCACAGCAGCGGAGAGGCCGGCGAGACCGGAACCGACGATCGCGACCCGCACATGATCTGCACAACTCAGGCGACTCTATGTATGAGCCTCCATAGAGTGAGGGAACGAGCCTGTGTTTTCCATGACCTCCACCCCAAGCACTGCGCCGGCGCACACCGCAAAAGACGGCAAGGGAATCCTCATCACTGAACCGGCCATGCAGCAGTTGGCCAAGCTCTGCAGCGAACAGGGTGACAACCAGGTGTTGCGAGTGGGTGTGCGTTCTGGTGGATGCAGTGGCATGAGCTACACGATGGATTTCGTGCCGGCTTCAGACACCCAAAGCGATGACGAAAGCTATGAATACGTGGCCTCTGACGGCCAGAGCTTCCGCGTGATCTGCGATCCGAAAAGCCTGCTTTACATCTACGGAATGCAGCTCGACTTCAGCACAGCACTGATCGGTGGCGGCTTCAATTTCACCAATCCCAATGCCACCCAAACCTGTGGCTGCGGCAGCTCCTTCGCGGTTTAAAACCGGCCGCTCCCTCGGCCTGCTGTGGGAATCTGAACGGATTGCTGTATCGGTCGATCATCGATGGACGACACCCAGGATTCCCTTTTCCAACAGGCGATGGCCCGCTATCAGGACGGTGAGCCTGCAGCAGACCTTCTTGGGGATTTCGAGACGATCACCGCCGCAGCACCAAGACAATCGGCTGGTTGGACCTGCCTGACTTGGCTTCAACTGCTCTGTGAACAGCCGGACGACGCCCTGCGATCAGGACGAATGGCGGTCAAGCTGAACCCTCAAGACCCGCAGGCGCGCATCAACCTCTGCCTGGCCATGCTTGAGACCAAAGCCAAGGGTGTGCGCGACCACATTGAGGTGGTCCAGCAGGTTCTAGCCGTGGCACCCGACGTGGCCGGTGATCTGCGCGAGTCGATCGATGATGGATTGAAGCGTCGCCCGGAGTGGCCTGCTCTGCTGAAAGTGAAGGCCTGGCTGGAGCTCTGAGATGGGGCGCCTGCTCCTGCTCAGCAACGGTCACGGTGAAGATCTATCAGGATCACTGCTGGCCAAGGCACTGGCGAACAGGGGGCACACCGTGGAGGCTCTCCCCCTGGTGGGGCGGGGTCAGCCCTACCGGGATGCGGGCATTGGCCTGATCGGCGGCACTCAGGAATTCAGTACCGGTGGGCTGGGCTACACCAGCCTGCGCGGGCGGATGACTGAACTGATCCAAGGGCAGGTGGTTTATCTGCTGCGCCGATTGGTGCGGCTGCTGCGTGTCGGCCATCGCTACGACGTGGTGGTGGTGGTGGGCGATGTGATTCCGGTGATGGCGGCCTGGCTGTGCCGGCGCCCCGTGGCCACCTATCTCGTGGCCTACTCCAGCCATTACGAGGGCCGACTGCGTTTGCCATGGCCCTGCGCCACCTGCCTCCAGAGCCGACGCTTTCATGCCGTCTTCAGCCGGGATCAATGCACAGCCGATGATCTCAGTGCTCAACTGGCCCGGGAGGTGCGCTTTCTCGGCAATCCCTTCATGGATCCGGTACTGGCCGATGCGGGGAGATTGCCTGCCGCTCAGCGACGGCTCGGCCTACTCCCAGGAAGCCGCCGGCCGGAGCTTGAGCAAAATCTTTCTCTGCTTCTGCAGATGATCGAGCACTTGCCCAGCGAGCTCTTCAGGCAAGGAGTGCTTGAGGTTGATCTGGCGCTCGTGTCCTCCCTCGACGACCCATCCCTGCACGCCCTGGTGCAACCCTGGGGTTGGGACCTGACCGAGGCATCCGACGGTTCTGGCATGCAGCTCCAGCGGGGACCGCGCCGCATCCATCTACGCCGCGGCCTATTCGCGGCCGTTTTGCACAGCTCGGATCTGTTGGTGTGCATGGCTGGAACGGCAGCGGAACAGGCGGTGGGACTGGCACGCCCTGTCTTGCAGCTCGCTGGCCGAGGCCCCCAGTTCACCGCGGGATTCGCCGAAGCCCAGCGACGCTTGCTCGGACCCACGGTGTTCTGTGCCCAGGGGGAACCTGGGGACATCGCCACCCTGGAAGCCTCGGCGAGGCTGGCCATCGAACTCCTCGAAAAGAGCCGCTTCGATTTGGATCTGCAGCGGCAATGTCAACAACAGGCTTTGTTACGGCTTGGCCCCGCCGGAGGAGGCGCCAGGATGGCCCAAGCCATTTCCGATTTAGTTCAGCAGCCGCCATGACTCCACCGTTGCAGGAACCGCTCTGGAAACGCTGGCTCGACCGTGTGTT
The sequence above is a segment of the Synechococcus sp. PROS-7-1 genome. Coding sequences within it:
- a CDS encoding 6-carboxytetrahydropterin synthase, whose amino-acid sequence is MTETKSIARHGQGRGCVITRRACFSASHRYWLPELSADDNAARFGACALAPGHGHNYELIVSMAGDLDADGMVLNLSEVKHAIRKEVTDQLNFRFLNDAWSDFDVSRPEGCLPTTEALVQRIWQRLAPHLPITALRLYEQPGLWADYLGHPMDAFLTIRTHFAAAHRLARPELSQEENERIYGKCARPHGHGHNYLVDVTVRGAIDPRTGMVCDLSALQRLVDDLVVEPFDHTFLNKDVPFFAECVPTAENIALHISDRLSGPVGAIGAQLHKVRLQESPNNAAEVYAEIPQLEMTPAMLEAAAPV
- a CDS encoding chlororespiratory reduction protein 7 encodes the protein MSDPLIRSLDHYVVLVPGESEQLLSAAATLSWLVDRLMALDPWPEDLRGCDGATEAAERLLDTACELEISAGVCVQWYAVRLEPPRS
- a CDS encoding DUF751 family protein, coding for MREFFVNVTRYPRYLIAFSLGVLNSVAEPLARRRSNPVTAVALIGALISGFISLGLVLRAMVSSAPMS
- a CDS encoding glycoside hydrolase family 3 N-terminal domain-containing protein gives rise to the protein MNAAEQRRAVSQLLVVRASGHAGDQQRRYPRWELSNGELQRLLANGVGGVILLGGTATELQQRCRTLRAWADHDDLLLCADVEEGVGQRFEGATWLVPPMALGRLQSNDPAKAMDLAERYGRCTADQARRCGLNWVLAPVCDVNSNPANPVINVRAWGQVPEAAGALAEAFQRGLQAGGVLGCAKHFPGHGDTAQDSHLELPVLRHSRERLEQIELRPFRRLIAAGVDSVMTAHLVIPSLDAERPATLSPRVLTDLLRDSLDFQGLIVTDALVMEAITGLVGPGEAAVQAFEAGADLILMPADADKAIDAVCAALDSGRIPSLRLEQSLQRRRDALQRCSGAQSRNEGASPLDAGETSNERQLALELVSETLEQQGMTPVHPPAGGGVTLIRVDGVLACPCLRPDAPAISWPNSRGFRPIICHDLGISPWHEPPQGDNPLALDRLGDGPVLLQLFLRGNPFRAGRDRDDPWPAAIRQLLRLNRLAGMAVYGCPYRWESLRALLPDTIPAAYSPGQMADAQQRLMSQLLGDEHTLELETEFTD
- a CDS encoding SRPBCC family protein — translated: MGRWLEHSVTTEVNAPVDRVWAVWSDLEAMPKWMRWIESVKTLDDPELTDWTLAAQGFRFHWKARITQRVEAQQLHWESVGGLPTKGAVRFYVEQPGRTAVKLTVTYELPGVLAPLMEPSILGGIVTKELQANLDRFRDLVEREQASGG
- a CDS encoding DUF6816 family protein; its protein translation is MLLQLLVVMGADAAEPAQASLLEQRAMEWPEWSLPAPLPRPRARQDLIYPDWFEGDWQVQSDTLDPDGSRLKNESTLLHRARFKRNQAGELVGDRPFNATAIGKALLGDALLSVEQDPERVNRQLARLSDDVLLETSVIGRRQGVVSTESGRERFLSDELVLQIVHGPGAPRLSRIETLTRYEQCEAGICTDQRQVSYGAPGLQTDQTLAGRSSRFRLVLTRLPQDPAG
- the rbfA gene encoding 30S ribosome-binding factor RbfA is translated as MAPGRRVERVAALIRKETSELLIHGIRDERVHQGLISITGVEVSGDLQHCKIFVSVLADPEGKAQVMDGLQAASSFLRGELGRRLQMRRAPEVVFHLDRGLEKGASVLGLLGNLERERQERGEIPASSDDAQDSHDDERS
- a CDS encoding uroporphyrinogen-III synthase; the encoded protein is MTERQAPALQGRTVVMTRAMEQQSEGRRLLEALGAKVLDLPALEIGPPDHWGALDDALAEWDTFHWLIISSANGANAVEERLQQQGKTLSHRPSSLKIAAVGRKTARRLEELGSEADFVPPEFVADSLIEHFPVSGWGLRILLPRVQSGGRTVLAEAFGEAGARVVEVPAYESRCPKAIPAATLDALRAGTVDAICFTSGKTVLHTTHLLAQSMGEEEATAKLKRAAVVSIGPQTSDRCRKLLGRVDQEAHPHDLEGLVMACVQAMQNGDSL
- a CDS encoding glycosyltransferase family 2 protein — protein: MLSLSMIVRDEAKRIDACLNSVKGFVDEMVLIDTGSTDNTVALAEAAGARVERMDWPGDFAPARNAALEHVKGDWVLVLDADERLRAEAIPAIRALMAQPDVLVINLLRHELGAAMAPYSNVSRLFRRDPRIRWSRPYHSMIDDSVSEILQQESHWRVANCAEPALLHDGYRPELLNQSDKAERLRRSMEQWLEDQPNDPYACTKLGALEVSSGNHERGVNLLRKGLEQLPDGAGRTAERYELLLNLGIALAPEDADAAESYYRQALELALDVRLSLGARLNLAALLMQANQLDEAIQLTTTACQRAPEVALAWYNLGLMERRRGDLAASLRAYERSLELNPDHAESHQNFAVARLMGGDIDGARASFRAAIDKLHQQNRAEEAGALQAQVSGIVKLEGSGQ
- a CDS encoding glutathione S-transferase family protein, producing MLELHQFRHSAFCLKVRMTLHAKDLSFREVEVTPGLGQLSVFRMSGQRQVPVLVDGDQVFADSSAICRYLETLQPEPALLPSDPLQRAQVELIEDWADTTLAASARAALLQAAADDSQLRLALLPDDLPAPLRQVMSGVPGGWLSSLEDLLGQEQRASMLASLTALAEGLDQNGHLVGDTLTLADLAVAAQLSMLRFPASSGDSLAGRGVPGLSDHPRLQSLFHWRDQLEAQLIQRDPAVTE
- a CDS encoding shikimate kinase, with amino-acid sequence MLDPVLSLRQRLGGRNLYLVGMMGSGKTSTGRPLAQRLQYGFVDADAVIEQAAGCTIPDIFTRDGESGFRSLETQVLNAISQRHSLVVATGGGAVTRPENWGAMHQGIVIWLDVKHQELLRRLEQDDTPRPLLQEQEPAMVLNRLLTARRPMYAEADLTVVIDAEPPDEVADGILKLLPTLIQDPPKQRPD